Proteins encoded within one genomic window of Brassica rapa cultivar Chiifu-401-42 chromosome A09, CAAS_Brap_v3.01, whole genome shotgun sequence:
- the LOC117128129 gene encoding uncharacterized protein LOC117128129, giving the protein MAHTSSRTTIVFIVVALICAFVPAFSVEEAEAKSLWDTCLLKISPKCALDIIGVVFENLTITDACCHDLVQEGKMCHDTLIKYIAEKPHLVAHETEYLKKSDDLWTHCVSVLQTA; this is encoded by the coding sequence ATGGCTCACACTTCTTCCCGAACTACTATCGTATTCATTGTTGTTGCTTTAATTTGTGCGTTCGTTCCTGCATTCTCTGTTGAAGAAGCTGAAGCAAAATCACTATGGGATACCTGTCTTCTTAAAATCAGTCCAAAATGTGCGTTGGATATAATTGGTGTTGTCTTTGAAAATTTAACCATCACTGATGCATGTTGTCATGATCTTGTACAAGAAGGAAAAATGTGTCACGATACTCTTATCAAATATATTGCTGAGAAGCCGCATTTAGTTGCCCACGAAACAGAGTATTTGAAGAAAAGTGATGATTTGTGGACTCATTGTGTCTCAGTTTTGCAAACTGCCTAA
- the LOC117128131 gene encoding uncharacterized protein LOC117128131, whose translation MAHTSSRTTIVFIVVALICAFVPAFSVEEAEAKSLWDTCLLKISPKCALDIIGVVFENLTITDACCHDLVQEGKMCHDTLIKYIAEKPHLVAHETEYLKKSDDLWTHCVSVLQTA comes from the coding sequence ATGGCTCACACTTCTTCCCGAACTACTATCGTATTCATTGTTGTTGCTTTGATTTGTGCGTTCGTTCCTGCATTCTCTGTTGAAGAAGCTGAAGCAAAATCACTATGGGATACCTGTCTTCTTAAAATCAGTCCAAAATGTGCGTTGGATATAATTGGTGTTGTCTTTGAAAATTTAACCATCACTGATGCATGTTGTCATGATCTTGTACAAGAAGGAAAAATGTGTCACGATACTCTTATCAAATATATTGCTGAGAAGCCGCATTTAGTTGCCCACGAAACAGAGTATTTGAAGAAAAGTGATGATTTGTGGACTCATTGTGTCTCAGTTTTGCAAACTGCCTAA
- the LOC117128127 gene encoding uncharacterized protein LOC117128127, with amino-acid sequence MAHTSSRTTIVFIVVALICAFVPAFSVEEAEAKSLWDTCLLKISPKCALDIIGVVFENLTITDACCHDLVQEGKMCHDTLIKYIAEKPHLVAHETEYLKKSDDLWTHCVSVSQTA; translated from the coding sequence ATGGCTCACACTTCTTCCCGAACTACTATCGTATTCATTGTTGTTGCTTTGATTTGTGCGTTCGTTCCTGCATTCTCTGTTGAAGAAGCTGAAGCAAAATCACTATGGGATACCTGTCTTCTTAAAATCAGTCCAAAATGTGCGTTGGATATAATTGGTGTTGTCTTTGAAAATTTAACCATCACTGATGCATGTTGTCATGATCTTGTACAAGAAGGAAAAATGTGTCACGATACTCTTATCAAATATATTGCTGAGAAGCCGCATTTAGTTGCCCACGAAACAGAGTATTTGAAGAAAAGTGATGATTTGTGGACTCATTGTGTCTCAGTTTCGCAAACtgcttaa